A single genomic interval of Peromyscus leucopus breed LL Stock chromosome 7, UCI_PerLeu_2.1, whole genome shotgun sequence harbors:
- the Med17 gene encoding mediator of RNA polymerase II transcription subunit 17 yields the protein MSGVRAVRISIESACEKQVQEVGLDGTETYLQPLSMSQNLARLAQRIDFSQGSGSEEDEAAGPDGDAQDWAGAGAEQDDEEGLVKFQPSLWPWDSVRNNLRSALTEMCVLYDVLSIVRDKKFMTLDPVSQDSLPPKQSPQTLQLISKKKSLAGAAQILLKGAERLTKSVTENQENKLQRDFNSELLRLRQHWKLRKVGDKILGDLSYRSAGSLFPHHGTFEVIKNTDIDLDKKIPEDYCPLDVQIPSDLEGSAYIKVSIQKQAPDIGDLGTVNLFKRPLPKSKPGSPHWQTKLEAAQNVLLCKEIFAQLSREAVQIKSQIPHIVVKNQIISQPFPSLQLSISLCHSSNDKKSQKCATEKPGPEDHLYVLEHNLHLLIREFHKQTLSSVVMPHPASAPFGHKRMRLSGPQAFDKNEINSIQSTEGLLEKIIKQAKHIFLRNRTAATIDSLASRIEDPQIQAHWSNINDVYESSVKVLITSQGYEQICKSIQLQLNIGVEQVRVVHRDGRVITLSHQEQELQDFLLSQMSQHQVHAVQQLAKVMGWQVLSFSNHVGLGPIESIGNASAITVASPSGDYAISVRNGPESGSKIMVQFPRNQCKDLPKSDVLQDSKWSHLRGPFKEVQWNKMEGRNFVYKMELLMSALSPCLL from the exons ATGTCGGGCGTGCGAGCCGTGCGCATCAGCATCGAGTCGGCCTGCGAGAAGCAAGTGCAGGAGGTGGGCCTCGATGGCACCGAGACGTACCTGCAGCCGCTGTCTATGTCCCAGAACCTGGCGCGCCTGGCGCAGCGCATCGACTTCAGCCAGGGCTCGGGCTCCGAGGAGGACGAGGCGGCGGGGCCCGACGGCGACGCGCAGGACTGGGCGGGCGCCGGGGCCGAGCAGGACGACGAGGAGG ggCTGGTAAAATTCCAACCTTCTCTGTGGCCTTGGGACTCAGTGAGGAACAATTTGCGAAGTGCCCTCACGGAGATGTGTGTACTCTACGATGTTCTCAGTATTGTCAGGGACAAAAAGTTCATGACTCTGGACCCCGTCTCTCAGGATTCGCTTCCTCCCAAACAG AGTCCTCAGACACTGCAGCTGATCTCTAAGAAGAAATCCCTTGCCGGAGCAGCTCAGATCCTACtgaagggggcagaaagactgacCAAGTCAGTGACTGAGAACCAGGAAAACAAGCTCCAGCGAGACTTCAACTCTGAACTCTTGAGGCTACGGCAGCACTGGAAACTGAGGAAGGTTGGAGATAAGATCCTGGGCGACCTGAGCTACAGAAGTGCGG GCTCTCTCTTTCCCCATCATGGCACCTTTGAAGTGATTAAGAATACAGACATTGATTTGGATAAAAAGATACCAGAAGATTACTGTCCTCTGGATGTCCAGATTCCTAGTGATTTAGAGGGGTCTGCATACATCAAG GTTTCTATTCAGAAACAGGCTCCGGACATTGGTGATCTTGGCACAGTCAACCTTTTTAAGAGACCATTGCCCAAATCCAAGCCAG GTTCCCCACATTGGCAGACGAAATTAGAAGCAGCACAAAACGTCCTTCTTTGTAAAGAAATTTTTGCACAGCTTTCTCGGGAAGCCGTTCAGATTAAGTCTCAGATCCCTCACATTGTGGTGAAAAACCAGATCATCTCTCAGCCCTTCCCAA GCTTGCAGTTGTCCATTTCCCTGTGCCACTCCTCAAATGACAAGAAGTCCCAGAAATGTGCCACCGAGAAGCCGGGTCCGGAGGATCACCTCTATGTTCTGGAGCACAACCTGCACCTGCTGATCAGAGAG TTTCACAAACAGACCTTGAGTTCCGTCGTGATGCCTCACCCAGCAAGTGCTCCTTTTGGCCACAAGAGAATGAGACtttcaggtcctcaagcttttgataaaaatgaaattaattcaaTACAGTCCACAGAAGGACTCCTAGAAAAAATCATCAAACAAGCCAAGCATATTTTTCTGAGGAACAG aacaGCTGCAACGATTGACAGCTTGGCAAGTCGTATTGAAGATCCCCAGATCCAGGCCCACTGGTCAAACATCAATGACGTTTATGAGTCTAGTGTCAAAGTTTTAATCACATCTCAAGGTTATGAACAAATATGCAA GTCCATCCAGCTGCAGTTGAACATTGGTGTTGAGCAGGTACGAGTTGTACACAGAGACGGACGGGTGATCACGTTGTCTCATCAGGAGCAGGAGCTGCAGGATTTCCTTCTGTCTCAG ATGTCACAGCACCAGGTGCACGCAGTTCAGCAGCTTGCCAAGGTTATGGGCTGGCAGGTCCTCAGCTTCAGCAATCATGTGGGACTCGGACCCATAGAGAGCATTGGCAATGCCTCTGCCATCACAGTGGCCTCCCCAAGTGGTGACTATGCTATTTCAG TTCGTAACGGACCTGAGAGTGGCAGCAAGATTATGGTCCAGTTTCCCCGGAACCAGTGCAAAGACCTTCCGAAAAGTGATGTTTTGCAGGACAGCAAGTGGAGTCATCTCCGTGGACCGTTCAAGGAGGTTCAGTGGAACAAGATGGAGGGCCgtaattttgtttataaaatggaGCTGCTCATGTCTGCACTGAGCCCCTGTCTGTTGTGA